One region of Cucurbita pepo subsp. pepo cultivar mu-cu-16 chromosome LG03, ASM280686v2, whole genome shotgun sequence genomic DNA includes:
- the LOC111791848 gene encoding uncharacterized protein LOC111791848 produces the protein MEILRAWFLFHLLAVNLLALLLPLSLLLLARLSSALYLAGLPLLPPLLLSLVLYLTSPLLILLVSFVVLSALLHSLTGKSALPTKLPAPVSQPRLYTTWIFLCTLQVCVGVGIEGSLSSGLNNAAAGHIEGCLWRRLLFFFGLHEAVVHWTRAVVKPVVDDTVFGESRKERWFETAATAVSLGGVWWWRLRDEADALVVVAEIKWLTSAELGPAEVANWCLYYIIVGIGIGKIANSVAWLVRILVSKKHSKCSDEVVVVNNV, from the exons ATGGAAATTCTAAGAGCTTGGTTTTTGTTTCATCTGTTGGCCGTCAACCTTCTTGCCCTCTTGCTTCCCCTCTCGCTCCTCCTCCTCGCTCGCCTCTCTTCCGCCCTCTATCTCGCCGGACTGCCGTTGCTTCCGCCCCTGTTGCTCTCTCTTGTCCTCTATCTAACCTCCCCTCTTCTTAtccttcttgtttctttcgTTGTCCTCTCCGCCCTCCTCCACTCCCTCACCGGAAAATCTGCTCTTCCGACCAAACTGCCTGCCCCTGTCTCCCAACCCCGTCTTTACACTACATGGATTTTCCTCTGCACTCTCCAG GTATGTGTCGGCGTCGGGATCGAGGGCAGCTTATCAAGCGGCCTCAACAACGCAGCGGCAGGGCACATCGAGGGTTGTCTGTGGAGGaggttgttgttcttctttgggctGCACGAGGCGGTGGTGCACTGGACAAGGGCGGTGGTGAAGCCGGTGGTGGACGACACCGTATTTGGGGAATCTCGAAAGGAGAGGTGGTTTGAGACGGCGGCGACGGCGGTGAGCTTGGGTGGGGTGTGGTGGTGGCGATTGAGGGATGAGGCAGACGCGCTGGTGGTTGTGGCGGAAATAAAGTGGTTGACGTCGGCGGAATTGGGTCCGGCGGAGGTTGCTAATTGGTGCCTGTATTACATAATCGTAGGCATTGGAATTGGTAAGATTGCCAATTCGGTTGCGTGGTTGGTTCGGATTTTGGTC
- the LOC111791636 gene encoding ATP-dependent Clp protease proteolytic subunit 5, chloroplastic-like, translating to MAHTFAYTSASSFRLNSLVSVPNSSSSSESHKLFLPVLPFHSRKLGKIVGGRGNLKNSLVKAIYSGEFSSLGRNCRQGIWSIRDDAYAQGQGPPPMVQERFQSVIGQLFQYRIIRCGGAVDDDMANIIVAQLLYLDAVNPNKDIVMYVNSPGGSVTAGMAIFDTMMHIRPDVSTVCVGLAASMGAFLLSAGTKGKRYSLPNSRIMIHQPLGGAQGGQSDIDIQANEVLHHKANLNGYLSYHTGQSLDKINQDTDRDFFMSAQEAKEYGLIDGVIMNPLKAFKPSAAASATKDLPGSTD from the exons ATGGCCCATACTTTCGCCTACACATCTGCCTCGTCTTTCCGATTAAACTCCCTCGTTTCAGTTCCGAATTCTAGCTCCTCTTCCGAGTCCCACAAGCTCTTTCTTCCTGTTCTGCCTTTTCATTCGAG GAAACTAGGAAAAATAGTTGGTGGTAGAGGAAACCTCAAGAATTCTCTAGTCAAAGCCATCTACTCAGGCGAGTTTTCATCACTGGGTAGGAATTGTCGCCAAGGCATTTGGTCTATAAG GGATGATGCTTATGCGCAAGGGCAAGGTCCTCCTCCAATGGTGCAGGAACGCTTCCAAAGTGTTATAGGCCAGCTTTTTCAATAT AGAATTATTCGTTGTGGGGGAGCCGTTGATGATGATATGGCAAATATCATTGTCGCTCAACTTCTATACCTTGATGCTGTTAATCCCAATAAG GATATTGTAATGTATGTAAATTCCCCTGGTGGATCAGTTACAGCTG GTATGGCCATTTTTGACACTATGATGCATATTAGACCCGATGTTTCCACTGTCTGCGTGGGGCTCGCAGCCAG TATGGGAGCTTTCCTGCTTAGCGCTGGAACTAAAG GAAAAAGATACAGCTTGCCAAATTCAAGGATAATGATCCATCAGCCGCTTGGTGGTGCTCAGGGTGGACAGTCTGACATTGATATTCAG GCAAACGAAGTGTTGCATCATAAAGCAAATCTTAACGGGTATCTTTCCTACCACACTGGTCAAAGTCTTGATAAGATTAACCAGGATACGGATCGCGATTTCTTCATGAGCGCTCAAGAAGCTAAAGAATATGGACTTATAGATGGAGTTATAATGAATCCCCTGAAAGCTTTCAAACCTTCAGCAGCTGCATCTGCCACCAAAGACTTGCCAGGTTCAACAGATTAG
- the LOC111791850 gene encoding uncharacterized protein LOC111791850, with product MEVVNNVFHRFLLLLALSSLFSSPGIAICVPRNTSLFQFSTLPLPTPSTPPVYISQSISRKRTPKSEGKSSSKSASSSREPTELVQICDVTSNPKLCESSISSSIHESTVNPVSALKTEIQLSIKEVENAIAVLKKLYKESGSTKAEDACYDTCLENFDMAIDDLRTATEAIDVNDVGRMQSALTAVLTDLVTCDDTFVEMGVDSPLDYLSIKMSKYASNCLAISKLLL from the coding sequence ATGGAGGTCGTCAACAATGTCTTCCACCgcttcctcctccttctcgccctctcctctctcttctcCTCCCCCGGCATTGCCATTTGCGTTCCCCGAAACACCTCCCTCTTTCAATTCTCTACTCTTCCACTTCCTACACCAAGCACCCCGCCGGTTTACATTTCGCAGTCGATATCTCGAAAACGAACGCCGAAGTCCGAGGGGAAATCGAGTTCGAAATCGGCGTCGTCGTCGAGGGAGCCGACCGAATTGGTGCAGATCTGCGATGTGACGAGCAATCCAAAGCTGTGTGAATCCTCGATTTCATCTAGCATCCATGAATCAACGGTGAATCCTGTTTCAGCACTGAAAACGGAAATTCAGCTATCGATTAAAGAGGTGGAGAACGCAATTGCGGTATTGAAAAAACTGTACAAAGAATCTGGTTCAACGAAAGCGGAAGACGCGTGCTACGATACTTGCCTGGAGAATTTCGATATGGCGATTGATGATCTACGGACCGCAACGGAAGCGATCGACGTGAATGACGTTGGTAGAATGCAGAGCGCACTGACGGCCGTATTGACGGATCTGGTGACTTGCGATGATACTTTTGTGGAGATGGGAGTGGATTCTCCATTGGACTATCTTAGTATCAAAATGAGTAAGTACGCCAGTAACTGCTTGGCCATTTCCAAATTGCTTCTGTGA
- the LOC111790593 gene encoding receptor-like serine/threonine-protein kinase ALE2 isoform X2, translating into MSVLAASITAGILEQVSCRFAKQFILLWFVISITNADVPDILPGPSVAPATRAMPLPAKLPLPAKLPLHQPHHRKYMSPQSAPIAGLAPASPPYYGPLITSGHPPTSSSFSKPLMKSGSAPPGGSLENIAPIQSSAGAIPSGLPQPPLSPNAADCCKPDMVQKRGSGDDCHCVYPLKIDLLLLNVSQNPNWKLFLEELASELRLQVSQIELINFYVLSLSRLNISMDITPHSGISFSAVDVTAINSSLIMHKVRLDPTQVGDYSLLNITWFKPPPPSEAPLASASPVEAPAYHFPASTSLSSPSKGHHSNLTLLGIGAGFLFLAILFVLIICLCKSHRGKTAEAPPLVPEKSRVEDKAPGVGSFSHPSSMRFLTYEELKEATHNFEAASILGEGGFGRVYKGVLSDGTAVAIKRLSSGGQQGDKEFLVEVEMLSRLHHRNLIKLVGYYCNRDSSQNLLCYELVPNGSLEAWLHGPLGVNCPLDWDTRMKIALDAARGLAYLHEDSQPCVIHRDFKASNILLENNFHAKVADFGLAKQAPEGRANYLSTRVMGTFGYVAPEYAMTGHLLIKSDVYSYGVVLLELLTGRKPVDMSQPSGQENLVTWARPILRDKERLEELSDPRLGGKYPKEDFVRVCTIAAACVAPEAGQRPTMGEVVQSLKMVQRVTEYQDSMVVPSSNNRTNLRQSSTTFESDGSSSVFSSGPYSGLSTFDNDNVSRTAIFSEDLHEGR; encoded by the exons ATGTCGGTGCTTGCGGCTTCCATCACCGCGG GTATATTGGAACAGGTCTCTTGCCGGTTTGCAAAGCAGTTCATTTTATTGTGGTTTGTGATTTCCATAACCAATGCCGATGTCCCCGATATACTACCAGGACCTTCGGTTGCACCCGCTACCCGTGCTATGCCTCTACCTGCAAAATTGCCTCTTCCTGCAAAATTGCCTCTTCACCAACCCCACCACCGAAAATATATGTCACCACAGAGCGCGCCAATAGCTGGACTAGCACCAGCGTCTCCTCCTTATTATGGGCCTCTTATCACTTCTGGTCACCCACCCACAAGTTCAAGTTTTTCAAAACCACTGATGAAGAGTGGATCAGCTCCTCCTGGTGGTAGCCTTGAAAACATTGCTCCCATACAGTCCAGTGCTGGCGCTATTCCCTCTGGCTTACCTCAGCCACCACTTTCCCCTAATGCAGCAG ACTGTTGCAAACCTGACATGGTGCAGAAGCGAGGAAGCGGTGATGACTGCCATTGTGTCTATCCCCTAAAAATTGATCTCCTCCTCTTGAATGTATCACAGAATCCTAATTGGAAACTTTTTCTTGAAGAGTTAGCTTCGGAACTTCGTTTACAAGTCTCTCAGATTGAGCTGATAAACTTTTATGTACTTAGTTTATCGAGGTTAAATATCTCAATGGACATTACTCCCCACTCTGGGATCAGCTTTTCTGCAGTTGATGTGACTGCAATAAACTCTTCCCTTATAATGCACAAGGTTCGTCTAGACCCGACACAGGTTGGTGATTACAGTCTTCTCAATATTACCTGGTTTAAGCCTCCGCCTCCTTCTGAAG CTCCTCTAGCTTCTGCATCACCAGTAGAAGCTCCAGCATATCATTTTCCAGCTTCAACATCACTCAGTTCTCCTAGTAAAGGACACCATTCTAATCTGACACTTCTTGGTATTGGCGCTGGTTTTCTGTTCCTTGCCATTCTATTTGTGTTGATAATTTGTTTATGCAAATCTCATCGTGGGAAAACTGCTGAAGCACCTCCATTAGTACCAG AAAAATCAAGGGTCGAGGACAAAGCGCCTGGGGTAGGATCTTTCTCTCATCCATCTAGTATGAGATTTCTAACTTATGAAGAGCTTAAAGAAGCAACTCATAACTTTGAAGCAGCAAGCATACTGGGGGAGGGTGGTTTTGGCAgggtttataagggtgtcttAAGTGATGGCACAGCCGTTGCAATCAAGAGGCTTTCAAGTGGTGGGCAACAAGGCGACAAGGAGTTTTTGGTTGAGGTTGAGATGCTTAGCCGGTTGCATCATCGAAATCTCATCAAACTCGTTGGCTACTACTGTAACCGCGACTCTTCACAAAACCTGCTATGCTATGAACTTGTTCCAAATGGAAGCTTGGAGGCCTGGCTCCATG GTCCTTTGGGTGTTAATTGTCCTTTGGATTGGGACACCAGGATGAAGATTGCACTGGATGCTGCTCGAGGGCTTGCTTACCTTCACGAAGACTCACAACCGTGTGTGATACACCGAGACTTTAAGGCATCGAATATATTGCTCGAGAACAACTTCCATGCCAAAGTTGCCGACTTCGGTCTTGCTAAACAAGCTCCGGAAGGCAGAGCCAATTACCTTTCTACTCGTGTGATGGGCACATTTGG GTATGTCGCCCCCGAGTATGCAATGACTGGCCATCTACTTATTAAAAGCGATGTTTATAGCTACGGAGTTGTACTTCTCGAGTTGCTTACTGGAAGGAAACCTGTAGATATGTCACAACCATCAGGACAAGAGAACCTGGTCACGTGG GCAAGGCCGATTTTGAGAGACAAGGAACGGTTGGAAGAACTTTCTGATCCACGACTTGGAGGAAAGTATCCAAAGGAAGATTTTGTGCGGGTGTGTACCATTGCTGCAGCCTGCGTCGCTCCTGAAGCTGGCCAACGTCCGACAATGGGCGAAGTTGTACAGTCTCTTAAAATGGTGCAACGTGTGACAGAATACCAAGACTCCATGGTGGTACCATCCTCCAACAACCGAACCAATCTTAGACAGTCGTCGACAACTTTCGAGTCCGATGGATCCTCTTCAGTGTTCTCTTCTGGACCTTATTCTGGTTTAAGCACTTTTGACAACGACAATGTATCTCGGACAGCAATTTTCTCCGAAGATCTTCACGAGGGACGATGA
- the LOC111790593 gene encoding receptor-like serine/threonine-protein kinase ALE2 isoform X1: MSVLAASITAGILEQVSCRFAKQFILLWFVISITNADVPDILPGPSVAPATRAMPLPAKLPLPAKLPLHQPHHRKYMSPQSAPIAGLAPASPPYYGPLITSGHPPTSSSFSKPLMKSGSAPPGGSLENIAPIQSSAGAIPSGLPQPPLSPNAAADCCKPDMVQKRGSGDDCHCVYPLKIDLLLLNVSQNPNWKLFLEELASELRLQVSQIELINFYVLSLSRLNISMDITPHSGISFSAVDVTAINSSLIMHKVRLDPTQVGDYSLLNITWFKPPPPSEAPLASASPVEAPAYHFPASTSLSSPSKGHHSNLTLLGIGAGFLFLAILFVLIICLCKSHRGKTAEAPPLVPEKSRVEDKAPGVGSFSHPSSMRFLTYEELKEATHNFEAASILGEGGFGRVYKGVLSDGTAVAIKRLSSGGQQGDKEFLVEVEMLSRLHHRNLIKLVGYYCNRDSSQNLLCYELVPNGSLEAWLHGPLGVNCPLDWDTRMKIALDAARGLAYLHEDSQPCVIHRDFKASNILLENNFHAKVADFGLAKQAPEGRANYLSTRVMGTFGYVAPEYAMTGHLLIKSDVYSYGVVLLELLTGRKPVDMSQPSGQENLVTWARPILRDKERLEELSDPRLGGKYPKEDFVRVCTIAAACVAPEAGQRPTMGEVVQSLKMVQRVTEYQDSMVVPSSNNRTNLRQSSTTFESDGSSSVFSSGPYSGLSTFDNDNVSRTAIFSEDLHEGR, encoded by the exons ATGTCGGTGCTTGCGGCTTCCATCACCGCGG GTATATTGGAACAGGTCTCTTGCCGGTTTGCAAAGCAGTTCATTTTATTGTGGTTTGTGATTTCCATAACCAATGCCGATGTCCCCGATATACTACCAGGACCTTCGGTTGCACCCGCTACCCGTGCTATGCCTCTACCTGCAAAATTGCCTCTTCCTGCAAAATTGCCTCTTCACCAACCCCACCACCGAAAATATATGTCACCACAGAGCGCGCCAATAGCTGGACTAGCACCAGCGTCTCCTCCTTATTATGGGCCTCTTATCACTTCTGGTCACCCACCCACAAGTTCAAGTTTTTCAAAACCACTGATGAAGAGTGGATCAGCTCCTCCTGGTGGTAGCCTTGAAAACATTGCTCCCATACAGTCCAGTGCTGGCGCTATTCCCTCTGGCTTACCTCAGCCACCACTTTCCCCTAATGCAGCAG CAGACTGTTGCAAACCTGACATGGTGCAGAAGCGAGGAAGCGGTGATGACTGCCATTGTGTCTATCCCCTAAAAATTGATCTCCTCCTCTTGAATGTATCACAGAATCCTAATTGGAAACTTTTTCTTGAAGAGTTAGCTTCGGAACTTCGTTTACAAGTCTCTCAGATTGAGCTGATAAACTTTTATGTACTTAGTTTATCGAGGTTAAATATCTCAATGGACATTACTCCCCACTCTGGGATCAGCTTTTCTGCAGTTGATGTGACTGCAATAAACTCTTCCCTTATAATGCACAAGGTTCGTCTAGACCCGACACAGGTTGGTGATTACAGTCTTCTCAATATTACCTGGTTTAAGCCTCCGCCTCCTTCTGAAG CTCCTCTAGCTTCTGCATCACCAGTAGAAGCTCCAGCATATCATTTTCCAGCTTCAACATCACTCAGTTCTCCTAGTAAAGGACACCATTCTAATCTGACACTTCTTGGTATTGGCGCTGGTTTTCTGTTCCTTGCCATTCTATTTGTGTTGATAATTTGTTTATGCAAATCTCATCGTGGGAAAACTGCTGAAGCACCTCCATTAGTACCAG AAAAATCAAGGGTCGAGGACAAAGCGCCTGGGGTAGGATCTTTCTCTCATCCATCTAGTATGAGATTTCTAACTTATGAAGAGCTTAAAGAAGCAACTCATAACTTTGAAGCAGCAAGCATACTGGGGGAGGGTGGTTTTGGCAgggtttataagggtgtcttAAGTGATGGCACAGCCGTTGCAATCAAGAGGCTTTCAAGTGGTGGGCAACAAGGCGACAAGGAGTTTTTGGTTGAGGTTGAGATGCTTAGCCGGTTGCATCATCGAAATCTCATCAAACTCGTTGGCTACTACTGTAACCGCGACTCTTCACAAAACCTGCTATGCTATGAACTTGTTCCAAATGGAAGCTTGGAGGCCTGGCTCCATG GTCCTTTGGGTGTTAATTGTCCTTTGGATTGGGACACCAGGATGAAGATTGCACTGGATGCTGCTCGAGGGCTTGCTTACCTTCACGAAGACTCACAACCGTGTGTGATACACCGAGACTTTAAGGCATCGAATATATTGCTCGAGAACAACTTCCATGCCAAAGTTGCCGACTTCGGTCTTGCTAAACAAGCTCCGGAAGGCAGAGCCAATTACCTTTCTACTCGTGTGATGGGCACATTTGG GTATGTCGCCCCCGAGTATGCAATGACTGGCCATCTACTTATTAAAAGCGATGTTTATAGCTACGGAGTTGTACTTCTCGAGTTGCTTACTGGAAGGAAACCTGTAGATATGTCACAACCATCAGGACAAGAGAACCTGGTCACGTGG GCAAGGCCGATTTTGAGAGACAAGGAACGGTTGGAAGAACTTTCTGATCCACGACTTGGAGGAAAGTATCCAAAGGAAGATTTTGTGCGGGTGTGTACCATTGCTGCAGCCTGCGTCGCTCCTGAAGCTGGCCAACGTCCGACAATGGGCGAAGTTGTACAGTCTCTTAAAATGGTGCAACGTGTGACAGAATACCAAGACTCCATGGTGGTACCATCCTCCAACAACCGAACCAATCTTAGACAGTCGTCGACAACTTTCGAGTCCGATGGATCCTCTTCAGTGTTCTCTTCTGGACCTTATTCTGGTTTAAGCACTTTTGACAACGACAATGTATCTCGGACAGCAATTTTCTCCGAAGATCTTCACGAGGGACGATGA
- the LOC111791137 gene encoding probable WRKY transcription factor 68 — MEEVKKKKKEEIIKSEDPSTSGGGGGGIFPFSDKMRLNGFFDFPDGEKCSVGFLEMLGLNNHEFKGNSSQVLNPPATPNRSSSVSSASTDAVIDNPQQQQQNPTKKSKKKVKKKKKEKREKEGRFAFMTKSEVDHLEDGYRWRKYGQKAVKNSPFPRSYYRCTTPTCNVKKRVERCSNDPTILVTTYEGQHTHPTPILLPPPLSTPPCIHLPPMPCLPPTNNNHDGDIIGAMCDEYTQNPAFLNSQHLEANYTINNLIGARKAAAGMLQQKRLCNPNATFLVDHGLLQDVIPAHMLKQE; from the exons ATGGAggaggtgaagaagaagaagaaggaagagattaTCAAGTCGGAGGATCCTAGCAcaagcggcggcggcggcggcgggaTTTTCCCATTTTCAGATAAGATGAGATTAAACGGATTCTTCGATTTCCCAGATGGTGAAAAGTGTTCTGTTGGCTTCCTGGAGATGCTTGGTCTTAATAATCATGAATTCAAGGGCAATTCTTCCCAGGTTTTGAATCCTCCGGCCACCCCCAATCGTTCCTCCTCCGTCTCTTCCGCCTCTACCGACGCCGTTATCGACAAcccacaacaacaacaacaaaatccCACTAAAaa ATCGAAgaagaaggtgaagaagaagaagaaggagaagagagagaaggagggAAGATTTGCATTCATGACGAAGAGTGAAGTGGATCATCTAGAAGATGGGTATCGATGGAGGAAGTACGGCCAAAAAGCTGTGAAGAACAGCCCTTTTCCAag GAGCTATTATCGGTGTACCACTCCAACATGCAATGTGAAGAAGAGAGTGGAGCGATGTTCCAATGATCCAACCATCCTGGTCACCACCTACGAAGGCCAACACACTCACCCAACCCCAATCCTTCTTCCACCCCCGCTATCCACTCCACCCTGCATCCATCTTCCACCCATGCCTTGCCTTCCACCTACCAACAACAATCATG ATGGCGACATTATTGGAGCGATGTGTGATGAGTACACGCAAAACCCGGCGTTCTTGAATTCCCAGCATTTAGAAGCGAATTACACCATAAACAACCTCATAGGAGCAAGGAAGGCGGCGGCCGGAATGCTGCAGCAGAAACGGTTGTGCAACCCAAATGCTACATTTCTGGTAGATCACGGGCTGCTTCAAGATGTGATTCCTGCCCACATGCTCAAACAGGAGTGA